The window CTTTGACCACCAGCTGGTTGCAAATGTAGGCAAAATATCTTCAAACTTCTTCAGCGTGCAGTTCTCCAACTCTCCCTGGAGATCGCAGTACTGGGTTGCATAGGATTCAGGATTCAGAGATCCCTCGGAGCCACACTGAATAGTGAGGGTGTTGTTTTCTGTTGTCATCTCAACCTTCAGGGGCTCAGGGTTGCTGTCCTTTCCGTAGGCGCAGGTGACGACGTTATTGTCCGCAAGAGACGAAGGTCTCGCTTTGACAACCACGTCGACTTTGCATGCTCCCGCAGCCTGTTGGGGCTTTGGGTCGGTTTGGTCACAACCGACGAAGAAGGTTTTGTCGGTAAGAGGAAGGTCTGTCTCCTGTAGCTGCAATGTCcactcctcgccctcctttGCTTGGTCGGGAGTAGGAGAGGTTTTGTTCCACACAATGCGCCGGCTTGACCCCAGTAGTGATTCCAGCTGGACCTGCTTGCCGTTCCCTGTACCCTGCGTATCATTTTTGCAGCCTGCGACCGTGGGATCCTGAACAGTCGCGGAACAGACTTTCTGCATCAATTTGGGAATTGCCACGTAGTCTTTACCTGAACACTTCAATGTAGCGGTCAAATTATCTTTCGACAGTGTCAGGGCGCTAGTAGCATTGTCGCCAGTGCTTGCTCCAACACCTACTGTTGGCAAGGTACAAGTGGCGACTTGCCCGCTCAATACTGGTTCAGTCTGGGTTTCCGCTTCTGGCTCCGGTTCTAAATCTCGCTGCAGAGTTCCTTCACGCAAATAATCTGCCCCAGCATGCCCCCCAGAGAGCAACAAAACTCCACCGATGCACAATGCCATCAACTTGCGGGCCCTCGACCTGAACCCTCCGCGCCGTTGATCCATTCTCGCAGCCTTCGCCATTGTGGAGAATCCCAAGACAAAGTGAGGAGCATTCAGAATGGACAGACAATACGAGGAGCCACTCAACGGAGATTTTTACAAAAATATTTTTATGTGTCCCTTCTTTTTATAGGGCACTGTCGCATGCCAAAGGCGGACACTCCCCCTCAGCAAATAGCAGGGGCTAGTCGATCGGCTGTGCGGACGCGTGCCCGGATGAAGGCCCCCTGAGCGTCCCGCCAAAATGAGTTTGAAGTCGAGAGTGCACACACTTTGTGCTGCTACCGGGGATGGAGGACCGAAAATACGCCAGAATGGTTCTGCCCCACGGATTTGTTCAACGCATTTATTTCTCGCCGGTTCTGGAAAGGCTGTGGGGTGAGGAGGAGAGGTTTCGTGAAGCGCAGCCTCGCTCAGGTATCGAGGGGCACAGTTTCATCTGCCTCTTTCACACTGCTTGTTGCGGGTCCTTTTGCTCATGGTTAAAAAAACGGGATGGACCTGAAGGTGACCTAGAAACCCAAAAATCGTTTTCCCCTGGAAACCATTGTGAAGACGACATCGTCTTCTTAGCGGCGGTATCAAATGAGTGCACAGAATCATTGGGTCAGTTCTCTCCTCGACATGACCATCACAAGTGCTTCCCTGACCCCCTGGAAATGTTCAAGTACGTGGCGACTGAGGCAGTCCTACCTTCACGACGCCGAACCACCGGCTTGCGCGCCGCAGCAAGAAACAGTTCGACAAATCCTCACAACACGAAAAAATCTGCACCAGGCGCCTCTAGGGTAGCCACTGTGTGTGACGGTAGACAGTAGAAGATACCCGGATGAACGGGCTTTTTGAGCGACAGACTCGCTGAGTGGTCGACGCGAAGTACAAAAGTACAACCATAAGATGTTACTGTCAAGTTACTGTGACAAATTAATAACCATTTATCTTAAGGACGACATCTAGTCATTCCCCTCATCAAAACGCTGTGGAAGTCCCCGAAGGAACATTGCACACTTCTTTTCAGCGCAAACGGAACATCAAGCCTGGGCATGAGCACGTGACCCGGTGTGCTGCCATGAGAGTGTCGTATACCGCTCACACCTTGgcggaagacacagaaacggaTACATGTCTCCATGCACTCGCACATTAGTCCTGCGGCACGTGGCCCCATGACAGCGAATTTTAGAAACGTATCGATGTGTACAGGAATTTGTCGGAGACGGGCAAGAGTGCATGGGTTAttcggagaaggaagaaaaccgtCTGAGAAATACGCCTGGAGACCATAAATAAAATGAGCCTGCTCAAACTCTACATGGCTGCCAGTAAATCAAGATAACAGCCACGAACCGTGAAATCTcgatatacatacatatatttatatataacCTGGAACGGTTACACTGATTACAAGGACCCGACGAGGAGTCCTGTCAACCCGGCTGTACCAGCGATTGCAGCTGCCATTTGagcagacgacgaagcagagTTTCCCGACCTGACAATCACAATCACATTGCAATTCGATGTAGTAGCGACTGGTTGTGAACTTCCAGTTTTGCTACTTTCCTCGTTAGGGAGTGGTTGCTCGGTGTTTGCCGGTTTGTGGACGCATCCCAAACGGAATTGGTGTTCGGATTCTGGAAAGTCCGTCTCCGGGATTGTCAATGTGGCGGATCTACTATCGTCTGCCTTTAACCACCAGCTGGTTGCATATGTAGAAAAAATATCCTCAAACGTCTTCAGAGTGCAATTCCCCACCTCTCCCTGGAGATCGCAGTACTGGGTTGCATAGGTTTCAGGATTGAGGGATCCCTCGGAACCACACTGAATAGTGAGggtgttcttctctgttgtcATCTCAACCTTCAGCGGCTCAGGGTTGCTGTCCTTGCCGTATGCGCAGATGACGACGTTATTGTCCGTAACAGACGAAGGTCTCGCTTTGACATTCACGTCGACTTTGCACTCTGCCGATGGCGACAGCGGAGCTTTTTCATCGTTGTTTTTGTCACAGCCTACGAAGAAGCGCCTGTCGCTAATTGGAAGGTCTGTTGCCTGCAGCTCCAAGGCCCTCTCCTCACCGTTGGTTTGTTTCTCCTCAGCTGCCTGGGAAGTGTTCTTCCACGCGATACTGCGGTTGGACCCCAGCAGTGATTCCAGCGTGATCTGCTTGCCGTCGGTATCGGTTTTGCATTCTGCGACTGTGGGGTTCTGAACAGTGGCGGAACAGACCTTCGTCAACGTTAAGGGGACTGCCTGGTTTTTTGCACCAGCACACATCAACGTAACGGTCAAATTGTCTTTCGACAGTGTCAGTGCGCCAGTGGCATCAACAGcagttcttcctccgtcACTCCCTTCTGACAAGGTGCATGTGGCCACCTGCCCTTGGAATTCCGGTCCATTCTGGGTACCTGCGGCCGGTGTTCCTTGCAAATTTCGCTGCAGAGTTCCTTCACGCAAATACTCTGCCGCAGCTTGTCCACACGAGAGCAACAAAACACCACCCATGCAGACCGCCATCAACTTGCGTGCTCTCGACTTGAACCCTCCGCGCCGCTGATCCATTCTCACAGTCTTCGCCATTGTGAAGGATCTCAGGACAACGTGGGGAGCCTTCCAAATGGAGAGACGATACGAGAAGCCACGTAAACAGGGTTTAAAATGACATTTTCATAAGTCTGTACCTTTTATAGGGCATCTGTCGCATGCCGTAGTCGGACGCTTCCCCTAGCAAATAGCTGGGGCAAGTCGGTTGGCGGCGCGGACCCGTGCCGGGATGAAGGCGCCCTGGGCGTCCCGCCAAAATGCGTTTGGAGTCGAGAGTGCACACAGTTTCTGCTGCTAGCAGGGCTGGAAAACTGGCAAGCATGCCGAACGGTTTTGCCTGAGATTTCTTTTCAATTTCTCTATTTTTCACCGATTGTGGAAAGGCTGTGGGGGTGAGGAGGAGAGGTTCAGTGAAGGGAATTCTCGCCCCGGTATCGAGGGGTACAGTTTCATCTGCCTCTTTCACACTGCTTGTTGCGGGTTCTTTTGCCCATGATTAGAAGACGGGATGGACCTGACAGTGCCCCAGAAACCCAAGAAGCGTTTTCCCCTCGAAACCATTGTGAAGACGACATCGTCTTCACAGCGGCGGTGTTAAATGAATGCAGAGAATCATTTggtctgttttctcgtccACATGAACATCGAAAGCGCTTTCCTGACCCCCTGGAAATGTTCAAGTACGTGGCGACTGAAACAGTCCTACGTTCACTACGCCGAACCACCGGCCCACGTGCTGCCGCAAGAAGCAGTTCGACAAATCCTCACAACACAAACAACTCTGCACCAGACGCCTCTAGGGTAGACACTGTGCGTGACGATAGACAGTAGAAGATACCCGGATGAACGGGCTTTTTGAGCGACAGACCCTGTGAGAGGTCGACAGAAAAGTACAAAGTAAAACAGTGAGTCTGCAGCTACTGGCACAAAATAATAACAAATTATCTTAAGGACGGCATCTAGTCATTCCTCTCATCAAAACACTGTGGAAGTCCCCGAAGGAACATTGCACACATCTTTTCAGCGCAAACGGAACACCAAGCCTGGGCATGAGCACGTGACCCGGTGTGCTGCCATGAGAGTGTCGTATACACTTCGCACCTTGGCGTAAGGCACAGCAACAGATACATACCTCCATACACTCGCACATTAGTCCTGCGGCACGTGGCCCCATGACAGCGAATTTTAGAAACGTATCGGTTTGCACAGGACTTTGCTGTCGAGAGGCAAGAGTGCATGGTTATtcggaaaagggagaagaccgTCTGAGAAATACGCCTGGAGACCATAAATAAAATGAGCCTGCTCAAACTCTACATGGCTGCCAGTAAATCAAGATAACAGCCACGAACCGTGAAAGCCAGAGATGAGCCAACACGCTTACACTGATTACAAGGACCCAACGACCAGTCCTGTCATCGTGGCTGCACCAGCGAGTGTAGCTACCAGTTGACCCGATGACGAATTAGCGCTTCCTGACCTCACAGTCACAATCACATTGCAGTTCGACGTAGTAGCAGCTGCATGTGCTTCTCCCGTTTTTGCACCCTTCGCCGCGGGTTTGGGACCACCAGAAGTCTCATTTTTGTAGACACAACCCACCCGGAATTGCTGTTCGGATTCAGGAAAGTCCGTCTGCGGGATGGTCAGCGTGGCGGATCGACTGTCGTCTCCCTTTGACCACCAGCTGGTCGCAAATGTAGTAAGAATATCCTGAAACGACTTCGAAGCGCAGTTTTCCAACTCTCCCTGGAGATCGCAGTACCGGGTTGCATAGGATTCAGGATTCAGTGATCCCTCGGAACCACACTGAATAGTGAGTGTGTTCTTGTCCGTTGTCATCTCAACGTGCAGGGGCTCGGGGTTGCTGTCCTTGCCGTAAGCGCAGATGACGACGTTATTGTCTGCAACAGACGAAGGTCTCGCTTTTACATTCACGTCAACTCTGCAACCTGTGGTGGGCGACGGCTCAGGAACTTCGGTAGATTTCTTGTCGCAGCCTACGAAGAAGGCCTTGTCGCTAAGTGGAAGgtctgtctcctgcagctgcaacgtccgctcctcgccgttTGTTGCCGGTTCGGCAGTGGGGGAGGTTTTTTGCCACACAATTCCCCGGCTTGACCCCAGCAGAGTGTTCAGCGCGACCCGCGTGCCGCCACTGTTCGTACCCTTGCACGTTGCTACCGTCGGGGACGTAACCGTCGCCGAACAGACTTCCGTCATCTCTTGGGGGACTGCCTCGTTATTTGCGCCAGTGCACCGCAGCGTAGCTGCCAGATTTTCTTTCGACAACGTCAAAGCGGTAGGTGTTTGCGTCTCAGATCGTTGCCCGCCAGTCAACACGCATGTGGCGACTTGACCGTCAAAATTTGGTGGACTCTGCGTAGCGCCACGCGATAGGGCTTGCAAATTTCGCTGCAGAGTTCCTTCGCGCAGATAATCTCCCGCAACCACCCCGCCAGAGAGCAAGAAAACGCCACCCATGCACACTACCATCAGCTTGCGGGCCCTCGACTTGAACCCTTCACGACGTCGATCCATTTTCGCAGTCCTCGCCATTGTGAAGGGTCGCAGGCGAATTGATGGGCATTCGAAAtagacggagaaaaggagaagccACGTAATCGAGGTTTAAGCATAAACCTCTATATTTTCCTAGTTTTTGTACGGCATCTGTTGCATGCAACAGTCGGACGCTCCCTCTCAGCACGGCTCGCGGTCTGGATATAGCTGGGGCTAGTCGATTGGCGGTGCGGACGCATGCCGTGATGAAGTCCCCCCTGGGCGTCCCGCCACAACGCGTTTTGAGTCGAGAGTGCAGACAGATTCTGCTGCTACCAGGGATGGAGTCCTGGTAAGTATGCAGAACGGTTACGGCTAACGTCTGTTTTCAACGTATTTACTTCTCGACGATTCCGGAGAAGGCTGTGGGGTGAGGTGGAGTGGTTCAGTGAAGAGAATTCTCGCCTAAGTAGTGAGGGGTAcagtttcctctccctctttcaCACTGCTTGTTGTGTTCCGGGTCCTTTTGCACATGATGAAAAAGCAGGATGGACCTGGCAGTTTCCTATATGCCCAGCATCGTAGTAGCGTGAACGCCGTTGTGAAGACGCCTTCATCCGTAGTGGCGGTATTAATGGCGTGCAAGAAATCATTCCCCCGTTCTGTCGTCGGCAGAGAACCTAATCGTCTGACCTGCCCCCACTGGAAATGTGGAAGTATGTGGCCGCTGAAACAATCCTAGCTTCACGACGCTTAAGCGCCTGCCTGCGTGGCGCCTTAAGAAAAGTCTGTCAAATCTCCATCTCGCAACCAACTCTGCAGAGAACGTTTGTGAATCAGGCGCTGTgggcgacgagagacagcagaagatACGCTGAAGAACGGGATTTTATGCTGACATCCCAGATGAGGGGTCGACAGTCGACTCCATGTTCACGGTAAACGTGCTATTATCGAAGCACTGGTGGAAATTGATGAACGATTGATTCAAACACTGCATCTAGGGCTTCGCCACATAAAAGCCTGCGAATTTCCCAGATGGAACGCTGCACATTTTTTCCGACGCACCTGGAAGACTGGAGCTGGGCACGAGCGCGGGTCCTGATATGTGGCCATTAGCGTGTCGTATACCCCTCGCACCCCGGCGAAACGCGCAACAACGGTCGATGCATACATATGCGAGCACAAGTTACTGCAGCACGTGGTTCCCTGACGGCAACAGCTTCAAACAGATCGATCTGCCGGCGAGTCAGCATTTGCTGGAAATGAACAAATGAATTATACCGAACAAGGATGGAACGAGGATGCATTCCATCTCCGAGATCGCTCTATGGAAAACTGTGAAAAAAACCGAAGCCTGCTTTCGACTCTGCAAAGATGCGGAAATCGAGACCATTCCCACACGCTGTGAGCGTTCGGGACGACACTGCATGATTACAATAATTAGAAGGACCCGACGAGGAGTCCTGCCAAAGCGGCTGCACCAGCGATGGTAGGTACCAGTTGACCCGATGACGAAGGAGAGCTTCCTGACCTCACAGTCACAATCACATCGCAGTTCGACGTAGTGGCAGCTGTCTGTgattctcccttttctccaccCTTCGCCGCAGTGTCGGGTTGTTCAGAATCTGCCGTCTTGGGGACGCATCCCAGGCGGAATTGGTGTTCGGATTCAGGGAACTCTGCCGGCGGGATTGTCAGCGTGGCAGAATTACCATCGTCTGCCTTTGACCACCAGCTGGTCGCGAACGTAGGCAGAATATCCTCAAACATCTTCTGAGTGCAGTCGTTCAGTTCTCCCTCGGGATCGCAGTATTGGGTTGCATAGGACTCAGGATTGAGGGATCCCTCGGAACCACACTGAACCGTGAGggtgttcttctctgtgtcatCTCGACATTCAGGGGCTCAGGGTTGCTGTCCTTGCCGTAGGCGCAGGTGACGACGTTATTGTCCGCAACGGACGAAGGTCTCGCTTTGACGTTTATGTCAACTTTGCATTCGCCTGTAGTCTGCCGATAATTTGGGTTGGTTTGGTCGCAGCCNNNNNNNNNNNNNNNNNNNNNNNNNNNNNNNNNNNNNNNNNNNNNNNNNNNNNNNNNNNNNNNNNNNNNNNNNNNNNNNNNNNNNNNNNNNNNNNNNNNNCGCCCGGCCCGCCGCGACGgagcgggaaacgcgagacgcgcggtGGTGTCGCGTCGGCGCAGGGCGGACGGAAACTGCAGACAGGCGGGcgcggaagcgacggagaagctGGGAGGTGAACGTGAGAG is drawn from Neospora caninum Liverpool complete genome, chromosome X and contains these coding sequences:
- a CDS encoding SRS domain-containing protein, encoding MAKAARMDQRRGGFRSRARKLMALCIGGVLLLSGGHAGADYLREGTLQRDLEPEPEAETQTEPVLSGQVATCTLPTVGVGASTGDNATSALTLSKDNLTATLKCSGKDYVAIPKLMQKVCSATVQDPTVAGCKNDTQGTGNGKQVQLESLLGSSRRIVWNKTSPTPDQAKEGEEWTLQLQETDLPLTDKTFFVGCDQTDPKPQQAAGACKVDVVVKARPSSLADNNVVTCAYGKDSNPEPLKVEMTTENNTLTIQCGSEGSLNPESYATQYCDLQGELENCTLKKFEDILPTFATSWWSKADDSRSATLTIPETDFPESEQQFRVGCVYKDDISDGPEPRAKGAKTVESQADATTSNCNVIVTVKSGSFASSSGQLVPTIAGAAAMTGLLVGSL
- a CDS encoding SRS domain-containing protein codes for the protein MAKTVRMDQRRGGFKSRARKLMAVCMGGVLLLSCGQAAAEYLREGTLQRNLQGTPAAGTQNGPEFQGQVATCTLSEGSDGGRTAVDATGALTLSKDNLTVTLMCAGAKNQAVPLTLTKVCSATVQNPTVAECKTDTDGKQITLESLLGSNRSIAWKNTSQAAEEKQTNGEERALELQATDLPISDRRFFVGCDKNNDEKAPLSPSAECKVDVNVKARPSSVTDNNVVICAYGKDSNPEPLKVEMTTEKNTLTIQCGSEGSLNPETYATQYCDLQGEVGNCTLKTFEDIFSTYATSWWLKADDSRSATLTIPETDFPESEHQFRLGCVHKPANTEQPLPNEESSKTGSSQPVATTSNCNVIVIVRSGNSASSSAQMAAAIAGTAGLTGLLVGSL
- a CDS encoding SRS domain-containing protein, producing the protein MARTAKMDRRREGFKSRARKLMVVCMGGVFLLSGGVVAGDYLREGTLQRNLQALSRGATQSPPNFDGQVATCVLTGGQRSETQTPTALTLSKENLAATLRCTGANNEAVPQEMTEVCSATVTSPTVATCKGTNSGGTRVALNTLLGSSRGIVWQKTSPTAEPATNGEERTLQLQETDLPLSDKAFFVGCDKKSTEVPEPSPTTGCRVDVNVKARPSSVADNNVVICAYGKDSNPEPLHVEMTTDKNTLTIQCGSEGSLNPESYATRYCDLQGELENCASKSFQDILTTFATSWWSKGDDSRSATLTIPQTDFPESEQQFRVGCVYKNETSGGPKPAAKGAKTGEAHAAATTSNCNVIVTVRSGSANSSSGQLVATLAGAATMTGLVVGSL